One Brassica napus cultivar Da-Ae chromosome A5, Da-Ae, whole genome shotgun sequence DNA window includes the following coding sequences:
- the LOC111197765 gene encoding protein indeterminate-domain 11 isoform X2 codes for MTSKDMLLHQQVQQQQEENMSNLTSSGDQASVSSGNRTEASGSNFFHHQQQQEEQQQFFVPEPQPQKKRRNQPGNPDPESEVIALSPKTLMATNRFVCEICNKGFQRDQNLQLHRRGHNLPWKLKQRSNKEVIRKKVYVCPETSCVHHDPSRALGDLTGIKKHFSRKHGEKKWKCDKCSKKYAVQSDCKAHSKTCGTKEYKCDCGTLFSRRDSYITHRAFCLALAEETAREVVTPQDQNHQPNPLMIHQSSHHHHQAQPNMNISSSSSSSHNIINTLHFETNVNVTNNCESSSNHPHTFPMKIEQQQTGDQIINYHHHGVPPWLAPQPQDLTSSNPNPSNGGGGGGGGGLFSLAASPAMSATALLQKAAQMGSTRTTPLPPTTDFERSHNTLTTTMASMMTSPSGFISSNNNNQVLFQDYNASGFNHHHGGGEAFDNTFSGLFRTNADTTSDKNKSGEGGGGREGLTRDFLGLRPLMSHNEILSFAGLGNCINDAASDQLHPKPWQG; via the exons ATGACGAGCAAAGACATGTTACTTCATCAGCaagtacaacaacaacaagaggaGAATATGTCGAATCTAACATCTTCTGGGGATCAAGCAAGTGTCTCTTCAGGAAACAGAACTGAAGCAAGTGGTTCTAATTTCTtccatcatcaacaacaacaagaagaacAACAACAGTTCTTTGTTCCGGAACCTCAGCCTCAAAAGAAGAGGAGAAACCAACCAGGGAATCCAG aCCCCGAGTCAGAAGTGATTGCTTTGTCACCAAAAACACTGATGGCAACAAATAGGTTCGTCTGTGAGATCTGCAACAAAGGATTCCAAAGAGACCAGAATCTACAGCTTCACAGAAGAGGTCACAATCTGCCATGGAAGCTAAAACAACGATCCAACAAAGAAGTGATAAGGAAGAAAGTGTATGTATGTCCTGAAACAAGCTGTGTCCACCATGATCCATCTCGAGCTCTCGGTGACTTAACCGGAATCAAGAAGCATTTCTCCAGAAAGCACGGAGAGAAGAAGTGGAAATGTGATAAATGTTCAAAGAAATATGCTGTTCAATCAGATTGCAAGGCTCATTCTAAGACTTGTGGCACCAAAGAATACAAATGTGACTGTGGCACTCTCTTTTCCAG GAGGGATAGTTACATAACTCATAGAGCATTTTGTTTAGCACTGGCAGAAGAGACAGCAAGAGAAGTAGTAACACCACAAGACCAGAATCATCAACCAAACCCTCTAATGATTCACCAATcgtctcatcatcatcatcaagcaCAACCAAACATGAACATCTCTtcctcatcttcctcttccCACAACATCATCAATACTCTTCACTTCGAAACCAACGTTAATGTGACTAATAATTGTGAGAGTAGCAGCAACCATCCCCATACATTTCCCATGAAGATAGAGCAACAACAAACCGGTGATCAAATCATCAATTACCACCACCATGGCGTCCCTCCTTGGCTTGCTCCTCAGCCGCAAGATCTCACTTCttcaaaccctaaccctagtaatggtggtggaggaggaggaggaggaggtttgTTCTCTCTTGCAGCTTCTCCGGCTATGTCAGCCACAGCATTACTCCAGAAAGCAGCCCAAATGGGTTCCACAAGAACAACTCCTTTGCCACCAACCACCGACTTCGAGAGGTCTCATAACACCCTCACCACGACAATGGCGTCGATGATGACGTCACCGTCGGGATTCATCAGCTCAAACAACAACAATCAAGTCTTGTTTCAAGACTACAACGCCTCCGGGTTTAACCATCATCACGGTGGAGGAGAAGCCTTCGACAACACATTCAGCGGGCTCTTCAGGACAAACGCTGATACTACATCAGACAAGAATAAAAGCGGTGAAGGCGGTGGAGGAAGAGAGGGTTTGACGAGAGACTTCTTGGGGCTAAGACCGTTAATGTCTCATAACGAAATTCTAAGTTTTGCCGGTCTCGGGAATTGCATTAACGACGCTGCTTCCGATCAGCTTCATCCAAAGCCTTGGCAGGGTTAG
- the BNACNNG28580D gene encoding uncharacterized protein BNACNNG28580D gives MVVKPTVALRGILVGGVAIFAKVAGAMKAAGGVKLGAAATAMTVAATAAVSGSKQDQKDDASKKTPPSK, from the coding sequence ATGGTGGTGAAACCCACAGTAGCTTTAAGAGGCATCCTGGTAGGTGGAGTGGCGATATTCGCCAAAGTTGCAGGCGCAATGAAGGCTGCTGGGGGTGTTAAGCTCGGTGCAGCCGCTACAGCCATGACCGTGGCTGCAACCGCTGCTGTGTCTGGATCTAAGCAAGATCAAAAGGATGATGCCTCCAAGAAGACACCACCTTCTAAATGA
- the LOC111197765 gene encoding protein indeterminate-domain 11 isoform X1 produces the protein MTSKDMLLHQQVQQQQEENMSNLTSSGDQASVSSGNRTEASGSNFFHHQQQQEEQQQFFVPEPQPQKKRRNQPGNPDPESEVIALSPKTLMATNRFVCEICNKGFQRDQNLQLHRRGHNLPWKLKQRSNKEVIRKKVYVCPETSCVHHDPSRALGDLTGIKKHFSRKHGEKKWKCDKCSKKYAVQSDCKAHSKTCGTKEYKCDCGTLFSRRDSYITHRAFCLALAEETAREVVTPQDQNHQPNPLMIHQSSHHHHQAQPNMNISSSSSSSHNIINTLHFETNVNVTNNCESSSNHPHTFPMKIEQQQTGDQIINYHHHGVPPWLAPQPQDLTSSNPNPSNGGGGGGGGGLFSLAASPAMSATALLQKAAQMGSTRTTPLPPTTDFERSHNTLTTTMASMMTSPSGFISSNNNNQVLFQDYNASGFNHHHGGGEAFDNTFSGLFRTNADTTSDKNKSGEGGGGREGLTRDFLGLRPLMSHNEILSFAGLGNCINDAASDQLHPKPWQGTQVGSNKR, from the exons ATGACGAGCAAAGACATGTTACTTCATCAGCaagtacaacaacaacaagaggaGAATATGTCGAATCTAACATCTTCTGGGGATCAAGCAAGTGTCTCTTCAGGAAACAGAACTGAAGCAAGTGGTTCTAATTTCTtccatcatcaacaacaacaagaagaacAACAACAGTTCTTTGTTCCGGAACCTCAGCCTCAAAAGAAGAGGAGAAACCAACCAGGGAATCCAG aCCCCGAGTCAGAAGTGATTGCTTTGTCACCAAAAACACTGATGGCAACAAATAGGTTCGTCTGTGAGATCTGCAACAAAGGATTCCAAAGAGACCAGAATCTACAGCTTCACAGAAGAGGTCACAATCTGCCATGGAAGCTAAAACAACGATCCAACAAAGAAGTGATAAGGAAGAAAGTGTATGTATGTCCTGAAACAAGCTGTGTCCACCATGATCCATCTCGAGCTCTCGGTGACTTAACCGGAATCAAGAAGCATTTCTCCAGAAAGCACGGAGAGAAGAAGTGGAAATGTGATAAATGTTCAAAGAAATATGCTGTTCAATCAGATTGCAAGGCTCATTCTAAGACTTGTGGCACCAAAGAATACAAATGTGACTGTGGCACTCTCTTTTCCAG GAGGGATAGTTACATAACTCATAGAGCATTTTGTTTAGCACTGGCAGAAGAGACAGCAAGAGAAGTAGTAACACCACAAGACCAGAATCATCAACCAAACCCTCTAATGATTCACCAATcgtctcatcatcatcatcaagcaCAACCAAACATGAACATCTCTtcctcatcttcctcttccCACAACATCATCAATACTCTTCACTTCGAAACCAACGTTAATGTGACTAATAATTGTGAGAGTAGCAGCAACCATCCCCATACATTTCCCATGAAGATAGAGCAACAACAAACCGGTGATCAAATCATCAATTACCACCACCATGGCGTCCCTCCTTGGCTTGCTCCTCAGCCGCAAGATCTCACTTCttcaaaccctaaccctagtaatggtggtggaggaggaggaggaggaggtttgTTCTCTCTTGCAGCTTCTCCGGCTATGTCAGCCACAGCATTACTCCAGAAAGCAGCCCAAATGGGTTCCACAAGAACAACTCCTTTGCCACCAACCACCGACTTCGAGAGGTCTCATAACACCCTCACCACGACAATGGCGTCGATGATGACGTCACCGTCGGGATTCATCAGCTCAAACAACAACAATCAAGTCTTGTTTCAAGACTACAACGCCTCCGGGTTTAACCATCATCACGGTGGAGGAGAAGCCTTCGACAACACATTCAGCGGGCTCTTCAGGACAAACGCTGATACTACATCAGACAAGAATAAAAGCGGTGAAGGCGGTGGAGGAAGAGAGGGTTTGACGAGAGACTTCTTGGGGCTAAGACCGTTAATGTCTCATAACGAAATTCTAAGTTTTGCCGGTCTCGGGAATTGCATTAACGACGCTGCTTCCGATCAGCTTCATCCAAAGCCTTGGCAGG GGACGCAAGTGGGATCCAACAAAAGATAG
- the LOC106345402 gene encoding LOB domain-containing protein 22, with translation MPSNKPSSIFPLHHKPTPLKPSSSTNTTNQACAACKYQRRKCAPDCLLAPYFPHDRHRQFLNAHKLFGVSNITKIIKDLSPPEKDAAMHTIMFQSDARANDPIEGCYSIIRRLQYEIEYNKNELDMVHHQLAVFRDRAHNHYQEPHMQMQEPEDLSSSCDLNNNNVVPYSYPLHHVQEPNQQQQQYCSSGNFNGLQEDMWCLQLQESSTTVNMKGGFIDECEDVKPVEEISNEFDHHDGFVEDSKLDLPSAQFIVSS, from the coding sequence ATGCCCTCAAACAAACCATCTTCCATCTTCCCTCTACATCACAAACCAACACCATTAAAACCTTCAAGCAGTACCAACACCACAAACCAAGCATGCGCTGCATGCAAATACCAACGTAGAAAATGCGCTCCAGATTGTCTTCTCGCTCCTTATTTCCCTCACGACCGTCACCGCCAATTCCTCAACGCGCATAAGCTCTTTGGTGTCAGCAACATCACCAAGATCATCAAAGACCTTAGCCCTCCTGAGAAAGACGCCGCTATGCATACAATCATGTTTCAGTCTGATGCTCGTGCCAATGATCCCATTGAAGGTTGCTATAGCATCATAAGAAGGCTTCAGTACGAGAtcgaatataataaaaatgaattggaCATGGTTCATCATCAACTGGCTGTTTTCCGTGACCGTGCTCATAATCATTATCAAGAACCGCATATGCAGATGCAAGAACCTGAGGATCTCTCGAGTTCTTGTGATCTAAACAACAACAACGTGGTTCCTTACAGTTACCCTCTTCATCATGTCCAAGAACCAAACCAACAGCAACAACAATATTGTTCTTCTGGAAACTTTAATGGGTTACAAGAAGACATGTGGTGTCTTCAACTTCAAGAATCATCAACCACAGTGAATATGAAGGGTGGCTTCATTGATGAATGCGAAGACGTTAAGCCTGTAGAAGAGATTTCTAACGAGTTCGACCATCATGATGGTTTCGTTGAAGACAGTAAACTCGACTTGCCTTCCGCACAATTCATTGTttcttcttag
- the LOC125608693 gene encoding protein ROOT HAIR DEFECTIVE 3: protein NADAACSTQLIDGDGTFNVTGVDHFIKEVKLEECGLSYAVVSIMGPQSSGKSTLLNHLFGTNFREMDAFRGRSQTTKGIWIARCAGIEPCTVVMDLEGTDGRERGEDDTAFEKQSALFALAVSDIVLINMWCHDIGREQAANKPLLKTVFQVMMRLFSPRKTTLMFVIRDKTRTPLENLEPVLREDIQKIWDSVPKPQAHKETPLSDFFNVEVVALSSYEEKEEQFKEQVYNLRQRFFQSVAPGGLAGDRRGVVPANAFAFSAKQMWQVIKENKDLDLPAHKVMVATVRCEEIANEKFASFIANENWRELEEAVQSGPVSGFGKKLSSILESCLSEYDTEATYFEEGVRSAKKQQLQEKLLQLVQPTFQDLLGHLRSGALENFKNAFEKALSAGEAFSSSADSCAQSCMSKFDKGCEEAVIEQAKWDTSKTREKLQRDIEAHISSVRTEKLSELTTLYQSKLNVALSGPVEALLDGANDETWPAIRKLLKREAELAVYGLSDALSGFDMDKETRNKMLTDLENYARGIVETKAKEEAGRALMRMKDRFATIFSHDSDSMPRVWTGKEDIREITKMARSASLKLLSVMAVIRLDDELDNIEKTLTLALVNSTSNNATNKSISTIDSLASSTWEQVAPEKTLITPVQCKSLWRQFKNETEYTVTQAISAQEANRRNNNWLPPPWAMLALVVLGFNEFMTLLRNPLWLLVLFVGYLVSKALWVQLNISEEFRNGALPGLLSLSTKFLPTVMNLLKKLAEEGQVPSTNTNQNSMNSSAQSEVTTNGESSISSSSSSSPVRSVPIDKSA from the exons AACGCAGATGCCGCTTGCTCTACTCAGCTTATCGATGGAGATGGTACCTTTAATGTTACTGGGGTTGATCATTTTATCAAGGAGGTTAAGTTGGAAGAATGTGGTCTTTCTTATGCGGTTGTCTCCATTATGGGTCCACAGAGTAGTG GGAAGAGTACGCTCTTGAATCATTTGTTTGGGACAAACTTTAGAGAAATGGATGCTTTTAGAGGAAG GTCCCAGACAACTAAGGGAATCTGGATTGCTAGATGCGCTGGTATTGAGCCTTGCACCGTTGTGATGGATTTAGAGGGTACCGATGGGAGAGAGCGTGGAGAG GATGATACTGCATTCGAGAAACAGAGTGCTCTTTTTGCACTTGCTGTCTCAGACATAGTTCTCATAAACAT GTGGTGTCATGATATTGGTCGGGAACAAGCAGCAAATAAACCTCTACTGAAGACTGTGTTCCAG GTTATGATGAGGTTGTTTAGTCCGCGGAAGACGACTCTGATGTTTGTTATTAGAGATAAAACACGG ACGCCATTGGAAAATTTAGAACCAGTGCTGAGGGAAGACATTCAAAAG ATCTGGGATTCAGTCCCCAAGCCTCAAGCACACAAAGAAACTCCACTTAGTGATTTCTTCAAT GTTGAAGTAGTTGCTCTCTCTAGttatgaagaaaaggaagagCAATTCAAAGAGCAG GTCTATAATTTGAGACAACGGTTCTTCCAGTCTGTCGCACCTGGCGGGCTCGCTGGTGATCGACGAGGAGTTGTCCCTGCCAATGCGTTTGCTTTTAGTGCGAAACAGATGTGGCAAGtcatcaaagaaaacaaagaCTTGGACCTTCCAGCACACAAG GTCATGGTAGCCACTGTGCGATGTGAGGAAATTGCCAATGAAAAGTTTGCTAGTTTTATTGCGAATGAG AATTGGCGTGAACTGGAAGAAGCTGTACAATCTGGTCCTGTTTCTGGTTTCGGAAAAAAGCTGAGCTCAATCCTCGAGTCTTGCTTATCAGA GTATGACACAGAAGCTACAtactttgaagaaggtgtaAGATCAGCCAAGAAACAACAGCTGCAAGAAAAGTTATTGCAA CTTGTTCAACCAACTTTCCAAGACTTGCTTGGGCATTTGAGATCTGGAGCACTTGAAAATTTCAAGAATGCTTTTGAGAAGGCCTTGAGTGCTGGAGAAGCCTTTTCATCATCAGCCGACTCATGCGCACAGTCTTGCATGTCTAAGTTTGATAAAGGATGCGAAG AGGCTGTTATTGAACAAGCAAAATGGGATACATCTAAAACTCGGGAAAAGCTTCAGCGTGACATTGAAGCCCATATCTCATCTGTCCGTACTGAAAAGTTGTCTGAATTGACTACTCTGTATCAG TCAAAACTAAATGTAGCATTATCCGGACCGGTGGAAGCTCTCCTAGATGGAGCTAATGATGAAACATGGCCAGCAATAAGAAAGCTATTGAAACGAGAAGCAGAATTGGCTGTCTATGGTCTCTCTGATGCACTATCTGGTTTCGACATGGACAAGGAAACACGGAATAAAATGCTCACTGACCTTGAGAACTATGCACGAGGTATTGTTGAAACAAAGGCAAAGGAAGAGGCTGGAAGAGCTTTGATGCGCATGAAGGATAG GTTTGCTACAATCTTCAGCCATGATTCTGATTCAATGCCACGTGTTTGGACTGGAAAGGAAGACATCAGAGAAATCACCAAAATGGCTCGTTCTGCA TCCTTGAAGCTGCTTTCCGTTATGGCTGTTATCCGCTTGGATGATGAACTCGACAATATTGAGAAGACATTGACTCTTGCTCTGGTTAATTCTACAAGCAACAATGCTACCAACAAGAGCATCAGCACAATTGATTCACTCGCGTCAAGCACTTGGGAGCAG GTTGCTCCAGAAAAGACGTTGATCACACCTGTACAGTGTAAATCACTGTGGAGACAATTCAAAAACGAGACAGAATATACCGTTACACAGGCTATTTCTGCACAG GAGGCTAACCGACGGAATAACAACTGGTTGCCACCTCCATGGGCAATGCTTGCCCTGGTCGTTCTTGGATTTAATGAAtttatgactctcttaag AAACCCTCTATGGCTCTTGGTTCTGTTTGTTGGATACCTTGTTTCCAAAGCCTTGTGGGTGCAACTAAACATTTCAGAAGAGTTCCGCAACGGAGCG CTACCTGGACTTCTTTCATTGTCAACCAAGTTCcttccaacggtcatgaacctTCTTAAGAAACTCGCGGAAGAAGGACAAGTTCCATCCACAAACACCAACCAAAATTCGATGAACTCCTCAGCTCAGTCGGAGGTTACAACCAATGGAGAAAGCAGCATCAGCAGCAGCTCTAGTTCGTCTCCAGTGAGATCCGTTCCCATTGACAAAAGTGCATAG
- the LOC106452306 gene encoding beta-fructofuranosidase, insoluble isoenzyme CWINV5-like: protein MADLLWCNTAIFLLASLFLADNATNIEALKHSHSRITNQPYRTGYHFQPPKNWMNDPNGPMIYNGVYHLFYQWYPNGAVMKVNEIVWGHATSKDLINWTPHSPAIKPSRPSDINGCWSGSVTILPSGKPVILYTGNDVNNRQVQNLAKPKNLSDPYLRHWTKSPVNPLVTPNAVNHINSTSFRDPTTAWLGRNGRWRMITGSQEGRRGLALLYTSRDFVSWKQSAKPLHYNDGSGMWECPDFFPVGTTTSHGVDTSSFSVSVKHVLKVSLSDTSHDYYTIGTYDQVRDQYVPDDGFVQDVTAPRYDYGKFYASKTFYDSVNRRRILWGWVNESSPEKDNIKKGWAGLQAIPRKIWLDESGKRLMQWPVKEIERLRTTQVKWENKVLKGGGSLLDVHGVTASQADVEVLFKVSGLEKADVIEPGWTDPQLICSQKNALSVNSGLGPFGLMVLASRNLEEYTSVYLRIFKASQKSKDHVVVMCSDQSRSSLDKENDKTSYGAFLDVSPYQPISLRTLIDNSIVESFGGRGKTCITSRVYPKLAIGENTHLFVFNNGSQNVNVLSLSAWSMKSSL from the exons ATGGCTGATCTACTTTGGTGTAACACTGCCATTTTCTTGTTGGCCTCCTTGTTTCTTGCTGACAATGCTACTAATATTGAGGCCTTGAAACACTCCCACAGTAGAATCACGAATCAACCTTACCGGACCGGTTATCATTTCCAGCCTCCTAAAAACTGGATGAACG ATCCTAACG GGCCTATGATATACAACGGAGTCTACCATCTCTTCTACCAGTGGTACCCAAATGGCGCCGTCATGAAAGTCAACGAGATCGTGTGGGGCCACGCAACATCAAAGGACCTCATTAACTGGACCCCACATTCTCCAGCTATCAAACCATCTCGACCGTCCGATATCAACGGCTGCTGGTCTGGTTCCGTCACGATCCTCCCCAGTGGCAAACCCGTTATTCTCTATACCGGCAACGACGTTAACAACCGCCAGGTCCAAAACCTAGCCAAACCCAAAAACCTCTCCGACCCATATCTCCGTCACTGGACCAAATCTCCGGTGAACCCTCTCGTGACGCCCAACGCCGTCAACCACATCAACTCCACCTCGTTTCGCGACCCGACCACCGCGTGGCTCGGCCGTAACGGACGGTGGCGGATGATCACCGGAAGCCAGGAAGGTCGCCGTGGACTAGCTCTTCTCTACACGAGCCGCGACTTCGTCAGCTGGAAGCAGTCGGCGAAGCCTCTTCACTACAACGATGGTTCAGGAATGTGGGAGTGTCCTGACTTTTTCCCGGTCGGGACAACCACTTCACACGGAGTAGATACGTCGTCGTTTAGTGTGTCCGTGAAACACGTGCTTAAAGTGAGTTTATCAGACACAAGTCACGATTACTACACGATTGGTACGTACGACCAAGTGAGGGATCAGTATGTACCCGACGATGGTTTTGTTCAGGACGTTACGGCTCCGAGGTATGATTACGGTAAGTTTTACGCGTCGAAGACTTTTTACGACTCGGTTAACCGACGGAGGATCTTGTGGGGTTGGGTCAACGAGTCGTCGCCGGAGAAGGATAATATCAAAAAGGGTTGGGCCGGTTTGCAG GCAATTCCAAGGAAGATATGGCTTGATGAATCAGGAAAGAGACTGATGCAGTGGCCGGTTAAGGAAATAGAGAGGTTACGTACTACGCAAGTCAAGTGGGAAAACAAGGTTTTGAAGGGAGGAGGATCTTTACTTGACGTGCATGGGGTCACAGCTTCACAAGCAGATGTGGAGGTTTTGTTCAAGGTGAGTGGTTTAGAGAAAGCAGATGTTATTGAACCGGGTTGGACCGACCCACAATTGATATGCAGCCAGAAGAATGCATTGTCGGTTAATTCCGGTTTAGGTCCATTCGGTTTAATGGTGCTGGCCTCTAGGAACTTGGAAGAGTACACATCGGTTTATCTTAGAATCTTTAAAGCTAGTCAGAAGAGTAAGGACCATGTGGTGGTCATGTGTAGTGACCAAAGCAGATCGAGTTTGGACAAAGAGAATGATAAAACATCATATGGTGCATTTCTGGATGTATCTCCTTACCAGCCAATCTCTCTCAGGACTTTG aTTGATAATTCAATAGTGGAGAGTTTTGGTGGGAGAGGAAAAACATGTATTACCTCAAGAGTTTACCCAAAATTAGCAATAGGAGAAAACACACATCTCTTTGTTTTTAACAATGGATCTCAGAATGTTAATGTTTTAAGCCTAAGTGCTTGGAGCATGAAGTCTTCTCTCTAA
- the LOC125609062 gene encoding beta-fructofuranosidase, insoluble isoenzyme CWINV1-like has protein sequence MTKEVNSKIGVWLLFTLIISNYVVDLEASHHVYKRLTQSTNIKSPSVNQPYRTGFHFQPPKNWMNDPNGPMIYKGIYHLFYQWNPKGAVWGNIVWAHSTSTDLINWDPHPAAIFPSEPFDINGCWSGSATILPDGKPVILYTGIDPKNQQVQNIAEPKNLSDPYLVEWTKSPLNPLMAPDAVNGINASSFRDPTTAWLGHDKKWRVIIGSKIHRRGLAITYTSKDLLKWEKSTEPLHYDDGSGMWECPDFFPVTRFGSKGVETSSFGEPNEVLKHVLKVSLDDTKHDYYTLGTYDRVGDKFVPDKGFKMDSSAPRYDYGKYYASKTFYDSARNRRILWGWTNESSSVEDDVEKGWSGIQTIPRKIWLDRSGKQLIQWPVREVERLRTNQVNLRNKVLDSRSRLEVYGVTAAQADVEVLFKVRDLEKADVIEPSWTDPQLICSQMNVSVKSGLGPFGLMVLASKNLEEYTSVYFRIFKARQNSNKYVVVMCSDQSRSSLKEDNDKTTYGAFVDVNPRQPLSLRALIDNSVVESFGGRGRACITSRVYPKLAIGKGSHLYAFNYGSQSVDVLSLSAWSMKSAQIS, from the exons ATGACCAAAGAAGTTAACTCCAAGATTGGAGTTTGGTTGTTATTCACCTTAATTATTAGTAACTATGTCGTCGATCTCGAAGCCTCACACCATGTTTACAAGAGACTTACCCAAAGCACTAACATCAAATCTCCTTCTGTAAACCAGCCCTACCGGACCGGCTTCCATTTTCAACCACCCAAAAACTGGATGAACG ATCCAaatg GCCCTATGATATACAAAGGAATATATCATCTTTTCTACCAATGGAACCCGAAAGGCGCCGTGTGGGGTAACATCGTGTGGGCCCATTCCACGTCAACAGATTTAATCAACTGGGACCCACATCCTGCAGCCATCTTCCCATCTGAGCCGTTCGATATCAACGGATGCTGGTCCGGTTCGGCTACAATTCTCCCCGACGGCAAACCGGTTATCCTTTATACCGGAATCGACCCCAAGAACCAACAGGTCCAAAACATAGCTGAACCTAAAAATCTATCCGATCCATATCTCGTAGAATGGACCAAGTCGCCGTTAAATCCTCTGATGGCTCCTGACGCCGTCAACGGCATCAACGCCAGCTCGTTCCGTGACCCAACCACCGCGTGGCTTGGCCACGACAAGAAATGGAGAGTGATCATCGGAAGCAAGATCCACCGTCGTGGACTAGCGATCACTTACACGAGCAAAGACTTACTAAAATGGGAAAAATCTACCGAGCCGTTACACTACGACGACGGAAGTGGAATGTGGGAGTGTCCTGATTTTTTCCCCGTGACTAGGTTTGGTTCCAAAGGCGTGGAAACGTCGTCTTTTGGTGAACCTAATGAGGTTTTAAAACACGTGTTGAAAGTTAGCTTGGACGACACGAAACATGATTATTACACTCTCGGTACGTACGATAGGGTTGGAGATAAGTTCGTACCCGACAAGGGTTTTAAGATGGACAGTTCGGCTCCGAGATACGATTACGGAAAGTACTATGCGTCGAAAACGTTTTATGACTCGGCCAGGAATCGGAGAATATTGTGGGGTTGGACTAACGAGTCATCATCGGTTGAGGATGATGTCGAGAAAGGCTGGTCCGGTATTCAG ACGATTCCGAGGAAAATTTGGCTTGATCGGTCCGGGAAACAGTTGATTCAATGGCCGGTTAGGGAAGTAGAGAGATTACGTACGAATCAAGTCAACTTACGGAACAAAGTTCTAGATTCAAGATCTAGACTAGAAGTCTATGGTGTCACAGCTGCACAG GCAGATGTGGAGGTTTTGTTCAAAGTGAGAGATTTGGAGAAAGCGGATGTGATAGAACCGAGTTGGACTGATCCACAGTTGATATGTAGTCAGATGAATGTATCAGTTAAGTCCGGTTTAGGTCCATTCGGTTTAATGGTTCTCGCATCTAAGAACTTGGAAGAGTACACATCGGTTTACTTTAGAATCTTCAAAGCCCGACAGAATAGCAATAAGTACGTTGTGGTCATGTGCAGTGACCAAAGCAG ATCTTCACTGAAGGAAGATAATGACAAAACAACCTATGGAGCTTTTGTGGATGTTAATCCTCGCCAACCGCTCTCCCTCAGAGCCTTG atTGATAATTCAGTAGTGGAGAGTTTCGGTGGAAGGGGAAGAGCATGCATTACATCCAGAGTATATCCAAAACTGGCAATAGGAAAAGGTTCACATCTATATGCCTTTAATTATGGGTCTCAAAGTGTGGATGTCTTAAGCCTAAGCGCTTGGAGCATGAAGTCTGCCCAAATCAGTTGA